The sequence below is a genomic window from Felis catus isolate Fca126 chromosome A2, F.catus_Fca126_mat1.0, whole genome shotgun sequence.
ATTCAAAGATACGATCTCCTGAGTGCCAACAAGGTACCAGGCTCTAGGTGGGGGCCGCTGGTACAGAACACATAACTTAAGCCGCACCATACCCTCCAAGGAAGGGTCCGCTATGATCGccattgtatagatgaggaaactgaggcgcagaaCAGGCCGTTGTAAGACAGTAGCTCCACAGGCTCCAAACCCTGatgtcccgccccccccccccgcggcccTGTACCTGTCACCCCAGGCCTCTCCCAGCCGTGGACCCCGTCACCCCAGACTTAGTTCTTCCACATCTTCCTCCACCGCGACCTTGTAACCCAGGTGGGAGACACACCCTGACTCTACAGACCCGGTTGGTACAGGTCCATGAGACCGCGGACTCAAGACCTCAGTCTAAGCCGAGATCCAAAACCCCAGAAAGCAGAGCCTCGTCTCAAAACCTCCAATGTCACGCTCAAGATCAACCCCAGGCTCTGACCCGGACCTCAGAACCCAGCCTGAAGACCTAACTCGAGCCTAAAGCTACAAGTGAAGACCCCGGTCCTCCCGAAGACCCCAGACTCAAGACTTCAGACCCCCTACCTCAGCCGCCGGCTCCAGACCCCGTTCTGCCCCGTCAGGCCACTCACTTCCCACACCGAGGTGGCCTCAGCCCGCACGGCCCCCAGGACCCCACGCCCCGGCAGGACAGCCCTCCAGTGGCCGCGGCGCCGGCAGGTCCGTCCGCGCAGCGCTCCCGGCCCACTGGGCTTGCGCACGTTTGCTGGGcctgctgggaaatgtagttctccCAGCGAGCCTCGCGGCGCCGGAGCGCCAGGTGTCGGAACCGAGGGTTCGAGTCCAAATGCTCTGTTTACACAGAGTGAGAGCCCGGGCTGGCCTCTGGGCCTGTGTCCTCAATTACAAAACGGGGTTAGTGATCATTGCCTGCCTTCTGCGGCTGTGGGCATTATCCCAATGGATGAGAAGAAATGGGACTGGAAAATATCAAAGGGAGAGGCGGTCTCTTTCGACTCCAGGGACACCGGAAGCAGCGCCGGGACCCTATTTTACATGGACTTCCGGTTTCGCTCACAGTAGGGAGGAGGGATGGCGCGTCCTGGCATAACTTTCCCTCCCTGAGCTTCGCTTCCGCAGTTATaaactggggataataatagcagctaCTTGCTACTGGTGAGGATTAAACGAGATCGAGCTGGCTACAGATTTAGCAAAAGGGCTGGAGGATAATGAGGCTATTAAGTATTAGCCAATTACTTTTAGGTTTTCAGTAATTGCTCATTGAATAGAATCAGGGATGGATCAGGTGTGATCTTTAAGTGGTAAGTAACCAAAGAAGGgcaataagtaaatgaaatctCTTTGGAAAGTCCCCTCACACGGTAACTGAAGACCCCTGTAAAAGAAGTCACGGCGAATGGCTAACGGTGGAGtactacatttcccagaaatcTCTAGGAGCCTACAACTCCCAAGCACCCCTTAGCCGCTGTCGTCTCCCGGAAAAGTGCACGTGCGGACAGCTGGCATACGCCATGGCGGCCAGATGCCTCTTCGGGGCTACGCGGACCTGGGCCAGCTGGTCGGCCCGGGAGCTCCCGGTCCCTGTCGAGCCTGGAAGACTCCTTGTACGGGGTTACGCCAAGAGACCGGGTGAGCTGGGTTAAGAGGGACCCAGATGGGCATGGTTTGGGAATTGGGAGTTAATAGTGCGCAGGCGCTTGTGTGGGAGGCGGTGCCTAGAATCCGGGCGCGAGCTTAAAGAGGCAGACGCTGAGCTATTTGCGCAGGCGCGCTCTGAGGGACCTAGGAAGGGATTTGGCTCACTGCGCCGGTGCGGGATGTGTTTTGTTGCGGGGGGCGGGGTGTTAGGAACTTGGGTCCCAACTCTTGggtcactgtgtgaccttgggctaccCGCCACCGGAAATTCGAGGAAGCAGAGGGGCCCGTCAAAGTATTAGCCACCTAAGCAAAGGCAAAATCAGCTGGGTATAGCCTTGCCTGATCTCCTTTGTTGAAAGGAGGGAACTGACCAAATGTTGGGCGTTAAAGACACATACCAGACCTTTTTCTCTGTGAGATAAACAGAAGGTATCAAAACAGAATTGGAGAGCAATGACCTGGTCAGTCTGCGCGGCAGTGTTAAAAGCAATATCTGTGTTTCACTTAAAGTCATTCTGggtgcatggggcgcctgggtggctcagtcggttgagcgtcagacttccgctcaggtcacagtctcacggttcatggcttcaagccccgcatcggactcacTGCTAAGGgtcctgtgtccccttctctctgctcctcccctgctcttgctctctgtctcaaaaataagcattaaaaaaggtCATTTTGGGTGCAGCAGGCAAGAGTCTAGGGGACCCGGGGGCCACCCGGAGAAAGGGGTAGAAAAGAAGGCTGGCCTCCTGGGGTGCAGCTGGACACAAACgattctctcccacctccccccacccccccagtcaTGAAGGGGGGCAAAGGCGGCAAAGGTGGTGTGGTCAGCGAGGCCCTGAAGGACCCAGACGTATGTACGGACCCTGTCCGACTCACCACTCATGCCATGGGCGTCAACATCTACAAGGAGGGCCAGGACGTGGTCCTGAAGCCAGACGAGGAGTACCCTGAGTGGTGAGTGGGCCAGGCTGGAGACCCGGGACACCAAGTGACGGGGTGAAGGTGGCCTAGCTGATCCCCTGTGCTTTCCAGAGGGCTTCCCTGGGGAGGTGATGCGTGGCTCCAGACCTGAGTGGGTGGAAGGAGCTTTAAAGGTGGatggaacagccagtgcaaaggccctggggcaggactgCGCAGCCTCTGTGTGGGGCCCCGTGTGCTGCTGCCTCTACCCAGGGTGCCCGGGGTGGGGGAGCTGTGGGGGTCTGCTGTGCGGCCCTGACCCCTGCCCACACCGCATCAGGCTGTTCCAGATGAACGTGGGCCCCCCCAAGAAGCTGGAGGAGCTGGACCCCGAGACCCGGGAGTACTGGCGGCTGCTGCGGAAACACAACATCTGGCGTCACAACCGATTGAGCAAGAACCGGAAGTTCTAGCAGGGGAAGGCCCCGGGGCCGCCCTGACCCGTCAGGGACCTCACCAGGCCCGGCAGGAGGACTCCGGAGGCACACAGCGCCTTCCCCATCCTGCCCCCACAGAAGACTCCATCTGCCTGGACGAAAGAGTTTTCTGAGAGCAGAGGAGGCCCCTCACCTGGTGCCTGGTTGGTCCCCAGAGTGAGGCTGGACCAGGGCCCTGGGGGTCCTCGCGGGCCCTGGGTGCTGCTGGGTGCCGTCTGCTGCCGGAGCCGGGAGGGAgactggggcaggtggggggggggggggcgactcAGGCCCCGTGGTTCCGTGGCTGCAGCCTCCCCCCGGGCAGTTGCTGTCCATCTTCGGGATTTCTCACGCCGCCCAAGAGGCCCCAGCTCGTCTTCCAGGAGGAGGTGTTTTTAGACCCACCTCTCTTGGTTGCAAGGGACTCAACCCTTTTCCGTGCCACCCGGACCGTAAGCGTCTTTGTGGCCTTCGGAAGCCGAAGTGTCTGGGGCGGGCTCGGCCCTGAGGCATGCTGGCCTCGGGGACTTCAGTGTCCAggtgtgtggctctgtctctggGTCCTTGTAGCCCCAGGGACTAGTTCTCTTGGACAAGTGTGGCCCCAGGACTCCCGGCTGAAGCCCCCTACCTAGTTTAGCAAGCCCAGCCAGGGGGAAGGGACTTGGTTTTCCTCCTTTGGCCAGAGTCATGTGTCGTCTGCATGGGCCGGTCATTTGAAATAGCCCGGGGACCTGGGCCTCACCACCATCCTCCCGTCCACCCGTCTGGTACCCGGGTCTcggtctcccccgccccctccctcaccTTCACCCCCGCAGGAGACGCATCCCGGAATCTTGCATTAAGACCCTGCGAACCTGACCCACAGACCTGAGTGAGAACCCCGGCTCCCAGCAGTCCCaactcctgccctgcctgggacccagggccgaggctggggcttgcagggggtggagtgggggatgGGATGAGGGCACCCCCTGGGGGCGGGACCAGGGGCCCTGGGGGCTCCTCTGCTTGTGTGGCTGGGTGGGCGGGGCTGGGGACTAATTCCGTCTAGTCCCAGGAAAATGGAAGTCCTCATCCTCTTAGGAAGACTCTGCCCAAGCGGATTACTTGCCCTCCCCGTGGCCGCCCAGAGCAGGCGGAGGGTCCCAACCCTCCCGTGGATCCCCTTGGCTCTCGGTGTGAAAACAAAGGTTGCCTCCTGTCACCTCCCTGCGGGCTCCTCGCTGCTCCAGCCACAGGGGCCTCCTGGTGGTTCCTCCCTCGTGCCAACCCCGGTCCTGCCCCAGAGCCTTTGGGTGTGCTGTTCccgctgcctgggtggctcccccccacccccaaggtgTTCCCATGGCTCCCTCTTTTACCTCCTCCAATTCCGTGATGTCACGTCTGAGAGGCCCCCGACCGCCCTGTCGAACTACAGTTGCTGCATGCACTCGACTGCctcttctggt
It includes:
- the MRPL54 gene encoding 39S ribosomal protein L54, mitochondrial, which translates into the protein MAARCLFGATRTWASWSARELPVPVEPGRLLVRGYAKRPVMKGGKGGKGGVVSEALKDPDVCTDPVRLTTHAMGVNIYKEGQDVVLKPDEEYPEWLFQMNVGPPKKLEELDPETREYWRLLRKHNIWRHNRLSKNRKF